DNA sequence from the Zavarzinia compransoris genome:
CCATGGCCGGATCATGGACCATATGTTCCTCGACGGCCTCGAAGACGCCTACGACAAGGGCCGCCTGATGGGCACCTTTGCCGAGGATTGCGCCCAGTCCTTCCAATTCAGCCGGGAAGAACAGGATGCCTATGCGATTCAATCCCTGACCAAGGCGCAGAAGGCGATCGCCGACGGCTCCTTCGCCGGGGAGATCGTCCCCGTCGCCCTGAAGAAGGGCGGCGAGGTCGCCAGCGACGAACAGCCGCCGAAGGCGAGGCTGGACAAGATCCCGACCCTGAAGCCGGCCTTCCGCGACGGCGGCACGGTGACCGCGGCCAATTCCTCCTCGATCTCGGACGGCGCCGCGGCGCTGGTCCTGATGAAGCGCTCGGAAGCGGAACAGCGCGGCCTGGCCCCGATCGCCGTGATCCGCGGCCACACCACCCATGCCGACAAGCCGAGCCTGTTCCCGACCGCGCCCATCGGCTCGATCGAGAAACTTTTCGCCAAGACCGGCTGGGCCCGGAACGACGTCGATCTCTTCGAGATCAACGAAGCCTTCGCCGTCGTGGCCATGGCGGCGATCCGCGAGCTTGGCCTCGACCCCGCGACGGTGAACATCCATGGCGGCGCCTGCGCGCTCGGCCATCCGATCGGCGCCTCGGGGGCGCGGATCCTGGTCACCCTGCTGGCGGCCTTGCAGAAATACGGCCTGAAGCGCGGTGTCGCCTCGCTCTGCATCGGCGGCGGCGAAGCGACCGCCATGGCGGTCGAACTGGTGCACTGACCATGAGCGATTTCGGCTTCACCGAAGAACAGGTCCAGATCCGCGACGCGGCGCGTGCCTTCGCCGCGGAACGCCTCGCGCCCTTCGCCGGCGACTGGGACCGCCGCCACGAATTCCCGGCGGAAGCGATCGCCGAGATGGGCGAGCTCGGCTTCTTCGGCATGGTGGTGCCGGAGGAATGGGGCGGCTCGGATACCGGCAATCTCGCCTATGCCATGGCGCTGGAAGAAATCGCCGCCGGCTGCGGCGCGCTGTCCACCATCATGAGCGTGCATAATTCCGTGGGCTGCCTGCCGATCCTGAAATTCGGCACCGAGGAGCAGAAGCGGCGCTACCTGCCCGACATGGCGGCGGGCAAGGCCATCGGCGCCTTCATGCTGACCGAGCCCCAGGCCGGCTCCGATGCCGCCGACCTGAAGACCCGGGCGGTGAAGGACGGCAACAGCCATTACGTCCTGAACGGCACCAAGCAGTTCATCACCTCGGGCAAGAATGCCAAGGTGGCGATCGTCTTCGCCGTCACCGACCCCGCCGCCGGCAAGAGGGGCATTTCCGCCTTCATCGTGCCGACGGATGCGCCGGGTTACCAGGTCGCCCGGGTCGAGGACAAGCTCGGCCAGCATGCCTCCGACACCTGCCAGATCGTCTTCGAGGACCTGCGCCTGCCGGCCGAAAACCTGCTGGGCAAGGAAGGGGAGGGCTATAAGATCGCCCTGTCCAACCTGGAAGGCGGGCGCATCGGCATTGCCTCCCAGTCGGTGGGCATGGCCCGCGCCGCCCTCGACTATGCCATCGCCTATGCGAAGGAGCGCGTCACCTTCGGCCAGCCGATCATGAACCACCAGGCGGTCGGTTTCCGCCTGGCCGACATGGCGACCCAGGTCGAGGCCGCGCGCCTCATGGTCCATCGCGCCGCCCGCCTGCGCGAGGCGGGCCTGCCCTGCCTGATCGAGGCGAGCCAGGCCAAGCTCTTCGCTTCCGAAATGGCGGAACGGGTGTGCTCGGTCGCGATCCAGACCCTGGGCGGCTACGGCTATCTGGCCGATTACCCGGTCGAGCGCATCTATCGCGATGTCCGCGTCTGCCAGATCTATGAAGGCACCTCGGACGTCCAGCGCATGGTGATCGCGCGCAGTCTCTAGCAGGGTGGGGGGATGACCCCGGCGCGGGCGGTGCTATTCTCGCCACCCGCCCATTCTGCCGGGAGCATCCGATGCCGGTGACCCTCTATCACAACCCGAAGTGCAGCACCTCGCGCAATACCCTGGCCCTGATCCGCGAGGCCGGGACCGAGCCGCGTGTGATCGAATACCTGAAGACGCCGCCGACCCGGGCCGAACTGGCCGCGCTTGCCGCCACCAAGGGCCTCAGCGCCCGGGACCTGCTGCGTGCCAAGGAACCGCTGGCGAAGGAACTGAACCTCGCCGGGGCATCCGATGCGGCGATCCTCGATGCCATCGCCGAGCATCCGATCCTGCTGAACCGGCCGATCGTCACCTCGGACAAGGGCGGCCGGGCCACCCGGCCCATTGAACTGGTGCACGAGCTGCTCTGATGCGCTTCATCGATCCGCGCGGCTTCACCGCCGATCGCGCCTGGGGTGCCCTCGACATCGCCCGCTTCGATGCCGCCACCGTGCGCCTGCATTGGACCGACCAGCCCTATGTCTGGCATGTGAACGACGGCGAGGAAGTCTTCGTCGTGCTGGACGGCATCATCGACATGCATTGGAAGGACGGGGCGGGCACTGCCCAGGTCACCCGCATGCGGGCGGGCGACATCGTCCATGCCGGCATCGGCGCGGAACATGTCGCCCATCCCCTCGGCCCGGCGCGCATCCTGGTGGTGGAGCGGCCGGGCTCGGTCTGAGATTACGGGCCGGTCTTCGGAATCAGGCCGTCCAGCCCCTTGCCGCCGCCAAGGCCGACTTCCGCCAGCAGGCTGTCCAGCAAGGGGGCCTGGGTCCGATAGCGAAGGGCGGCGGAAACCGCCCGGTCGGCCAGGTTGCCGTCCTCGGCCGCGGGCGCGGTGCCTTCCGCCCCGTCGCTCAGGCGCTGGACGCCGCCGAGGTCGACGATGCGGATCGAATCGATCTTTTCGACCGGCTTCACCATTTCCGCGATGATCTCGGGCAGTTTCTCGATCAGGCGCTGGCGGATTTCCAACTCGACGATCTTGTCGGTCAGGGTGTTGCGGGCGGCGTTCAGGGCCTGCTGGCCGGCGGCATCGACCTCGTAGGATTTGGCGCGGGCCTCCGCCTTGATCCGTTCCGCATCCGCCGCGGCCTGGGCTTCGATGCGCAGCGCCTCGGCCCTTTCGTCGGCGGCCTTGCGGTCGGCTTCGGCGCCCACGGTGACGGAGACCGCCTGCTTCTCCGCTTCCCGCCGGGCCTCGGTCAGTTCGACCTGGCGCTGGCGTTCCGCCTTTTCGAGGGCGCGGGCGGTTTCCACCTGTTCCGCCGCCCGCACTTCCTCGGCCTTGGCCAGGGCGGCCGCGGCTTCGGCGGCGGAGCGCGCCTTCGACTGTTCGGCCAGGGCGATCTCGGATTGCTGGCGGGTGATGGCGACGGTCTTGTCGGTCTCGATCCTCACCGTCTGGACCTGCTGGTCGGCCTCGATCCGGGCCCGCTCGGCCGAGGCTTCGGCGGCAATGCGGGCTTCCGACTGTTTGGCGACATCGACCTGGGATTTCTGGCGCTCGATCTCCAGGTCGCGGTCCTTGGCGATCTTCACCGTCTCGACCTTGCGCTGGGCATCGATGCGGGCGTTTTCCGCTTCCTGCTCGGCGGCGGCTTCCTTCTTGGCGATCTCGGTCGAGGCGGCGGCGCGCATGAAGGCGATCTCGCGCTGCTGGGCCAGGGCCGCATCCTCGCCCTGGCGCTCGAGGTCCAGTTTCTCGCGGGTGGCTTCCAGGTTCTTGCGCTTGATCGCCACTTCCGTGTCCTGCTCGACCACGAAACGCTCGCGGCGCTTCAACTCGGTCTTTTCCTTCAGCTTGGTCAGGCCCTCGGCGTCGAAGGCGTTTTCCGGGTTGAAGAAGCGCTGGTCGGTCTGGTCGAGGCCGGTGAGCGAGGCGGATTCGAGTTCGAGACCGTTCTTCGACAGATCCTCGGCCACCACGTTCTGCACCGACTGCACGAAATCGGCACGCTTCAGGTGCAGGTCTTCCAGGGTCATCTGGGCGGCGACGGCGCGCAGCGCATCGACGAACTTGCCCTCGACCAGTTCGCGCAGGGCGTCCGTATCGTTCGTGCGGGTGCCCAGGGTCTGGGCCGCCATGTGGATCGCGTCGGAGTCGCGCTTCACGCGGACGAAGAATTCGACGGTCACATCGGCGCGCAGCTTGTCGTTGGTGATCAGGGCCTCGTTCTCGGCCCGGCGCACCACCAGCTTCAGGGTCTTCAGGTTGACGCCGGTGATTTCATGGAACACCGGCAATACCAGGGCGCCGCCGTCGAGAATGACCTTGGAGCCGCCGAGGCCGGTGCGCACGAAGGCCATTTCCTTGGACGCCCGCCGGTACAGCCGGGCGAAGACCAGGCCGATGACGAACAGCAGGGCAAGGCCCAGCAACACCGGCGTCAGGATGACGAGCAATTGGTCGATCATGGTTTTCCCCCCAGGTCATCGACGTCGGGCAGGCGCGCGGCGGTGAACAATCCCCCCGCCCGCGCCAGAAGGACGATGCGCGTATTCGCCGGCAGGACGTCCCCCTCCGTCGCCGGGTGGACGCGCACGTAATGGATATGGCCGTGCTGGTCCTTGACCTTGGCCTCGGCCGGATTGCCGCTGCGGGCGGTGCCGCTGCCGATGGTCGCGATCCGGCCCACCAGGCTGTCGATGCTGACGGCCGCCGTCTCTTCCCGGGGCAGGATGCGGGCGATCCCGATCGACAGCCAGCGGGTGGCGAAGACGGTCGGCACCAGCACCGCCAGGGCGGCCGCCCAGGCCGGCAGGGGCCCGGCGACGGCGCCCGCCGCCGCTTGCAGGATCAGGCCGAAACTGGCGAAGGCGGCGCAGAATTCGGCCAGGAGGACGACCAGCGGCACCTTGCCGAGGCCGATCCAATCCAGCGCGCCGCCGCCGTCGATCTCGCCGTCGGCGTCGATCTCATGGTCGTGGCCGTGATCGCCCAGGCGATGGCCGGTCACCGTGCCC
Encoded proteins:
- a CDS encoding acetyl-CoA C-acyltransferase; the encoded protein is MEDPIVIVGAARTPMGGFQGDLKDFTAAQLGATAIRAALSRAGLAPEAVEETVFGCVLPAGQGQAPARQAALGAGLPLGAGATTVNKMCGSGMKAAMFAHDLILAGSAKVAVAGGMESMTNAPYLLEKARAGYRMGHGRIMDHMFLDGLEDAYDKGRLMGTFAEDCAQSFQFSREEQDAYAIQSLTKAQKAIADGSFAGEIVPVALKKGGEVASDEQPPKARLDKIPTLKPAFRDGGTVTAANSSSISDGAAALVLMKRSEAEQRGLAPIAVIRGHTTHADKPSLFPTAPIGSIEKLFAKTGWARNDVDLFEINEAFAVVAMAAIRELGLDPATVNIHGGACALGHPIGASGARILVTLLAALQKYGLKRGVASLCIGGGEATAMAVELVH
- a CDS encoding cupin domain-containing protein — translated: MRFIDPRGFTADRAWGALDIARFDAATVRLHWTDQPYVWHVNDGEEVFVVLDGIIDMHWKDGAGTAQVTRMRAGDIVHAGIGAEHVAHPLGPARILVVERPGSV
- the arsC gene encoding arsenate reductase (glutaredoxin) (This arsenate reductase requires both glutathione and glutaredoxin to convert arsenate to arsenite, after which the efflux transporter formed by ArsA and ArsB can extrude the arsenite from the cell, providing resistance.), which gives rise to MPVTLYHNPKCSTSRNTLALIREAGTEPRVIEYLKTPPTRAELAALAATKGLSARDLLRAKEPLAKELNLAGASDAAILDAIAEHPILLNRPIVTSDKGGRATRPIELVHELL
- a CDS encoding flotillin family protein; the encoded protein is MIDQLLVILTPVLLGLALLFVIGLVFARLYRRASKEMAFVRTGLGGSKVILDGGALVLPVFHEITGVNLKTLKLVVRRAENEALITNDKLRADVTVEFFVRVKRDSDAIHMAAQTLGTRTNDTDALRELVEGKFVDALRAVAAQMTLEDLHLKRADFVQSVQNVVAEDLSKNGLELESASLTGLDQTDQRFFNPENAFDAEGLTKLKEKTELKRRERFVVEQDTEVAIKRKNLEATREKLDLERQGEDAALAQQREIAFMRAAASTEIAKKEAAAEQEAENARIDAQRKVETVKIAKDRDLEIERQKSQVDVAKQSEARIAAEASAERARIEADQQVQTVRIETDKTVAITRQQSEIALAEQSKARSAAEAAAALAKAEEVRAAEQVETARALEKAERQRQVELTEARREAEKQAVSVTVGAEADRKAADERAEALRIEAQAAADAERIKAEARAKSYEVDAAGQQALNAARNTLTDKIVELEIRQRLIEKLPEIIAEMVKPVEKIDSIRIVDLGGVQRLSDGAEGTAPAAEDGNLADRAVSAALRYRTQAPLLDSLLAEVGLGGGKGLDGLIPKTGP
- a CDS encoding OB-fold-containig protein, which translates into the protein MLETLLAPANQPFAVAIGLLLGLLLIEVLGTVTGHRLGDHGHDHEIDADGEIDGGGALDWIGLGKVPLVVLLAEFCAAFASFGLILQAAAGAVAGPLPAWAAALAVLVPTVFATRWLSIGIARILPREETAAVSIDSLVGRIATIGSGTARSGNPAEAKVKDQHGHIHYVRVHPATEGDVLPANTRIVLLARAGGLFTAARLPDVDDLGGKP
- a CDS encoding acyl-CoA dehydrogenase family protein, which encodes MSDFGFTEEQVQIRDAARAFAAERLAPFAGDWDRRHEFPAEAIAEMGELGFFGMVVPEEWGGSDTGNLAYAMALEEIAAGCGALSTIMSVHNSVGCLPILKFGTEEQKRRYLPDMAAGKAIGAFMLTEPQAGSDAADLKTRAVKDGNSHYVLNGTKQFITSGKNAKVAIVFAVTDPAAGKRGISAFIVPTDAPGYQVARVEDKLGQHASDTCQIVFEDLRLPAENLLGKEGEGYKIALSNLEGGRIGIASQSVGMARAALDYAIAYAKERVTFGQPIMNHQAVGFRLADMATQVEAARLMVHRAARLREAGLPCLIEASQAKLFASEMAERVCSVAIQTLGGYGYLADYPVERIYRDVRVCQIYEGTSDVQRMVIARSL